The genomic window GACCCACTGCTTCCGAAAGATTAGACTGAGACAGAGCATGACCAGATGGATAGCCACGAGAAGGAGCGTCCACCACAGGATCGCCGGTAGCCAGGCGGTTAAGTAGCGCGATTCATAGATACTTGCGAACCCGTTATAATAGCCATCAAGCACGCGTTTATCGCTGACAGCCAACCATTGTGGGATGTGCAGATGGAACAGGTTGGTCCAGTCGTTTTCCGGGGTTGCGAACCAGTGCGCATGCCCGATAATCGGCATGAGGACGAGAAATCGATCTACGCCTGCAAGCCCTGCCCCGACTGAGATACAGGTATAAATGACGAGCAATTCGGCGCGATTGAGCACGAGCGCGTGATGCAAGCGGCGCAGAAGGAGTCCGATGCCCAGGAGGATTAAAATAGTGATAACGGCGTTGTAGAAAAGCGAGACCTGCGTCGGACTGCCACCGCCACGGATAATAGAGGCGGACACCCACCAACAATTGGCAGGTACTAACACGCAGACGAGGAAAATAGTGAATGGCCGAATTCTGAGATCTTTGGTCGGAACAGTGTTCACCCTCTTTCAAGAAATAACTTTAATATTCTACATCATTTTTCCTCTATAGGCAAGTTTTTTGCTGGCGTTCTAATTTCTGTTTACAGTAGGAACACCAAGCGATGCTTGCCAGAAGACTCTCGACACTCATCACCCACACCCGTGAGAGGAGTGCCATCAGTGTAGCGTTTGCAGGGGGTAGGCACAACGCTAACAAAACGCTCAAGATGCTTTCCCTGACACCTAGCCCACCAGGTGTCACCAGACTAAGAATCCCGAGGCTCCACGCCAACGGGTAGATACCTATTATCATCAGAAGATGGCTCAGTTGAGTCGGTCCTCCCATGCTTTTGAGAAAAAGAAAAAAGGCGATTCCAAAGTAACACCAAAGCAGAAGATACATACCGAGAAGACGGGGTGTTACCGCCAAGGAAAACAGGGACCGGGCCACTTCTTGAAATCCTTCCATTTTTCTGAAAAGAAAACCTTTGTGCAATAAGATCACAGCGACACATCCTCCGCCAATTATCATAATAACAAGTCCAATGAAGAACCGGGAGTTTTGGTGGAAAATTGCCCATCCATTGTGCAAAAGCGGGGTTGCTGATGGCGACAGCAAAACAGGCACTCCTATGCCGACACCGAGCGCGCACTGAAGCACTACGGATTGCAGAGTACTGACGACCGCCGCAGTTTTCGAGAGTTTCAGAGGACGACAGAGAGCGATGATACTCGCAAACTGTCCGACTTTGCCAGGGAGGTATTTGCCTAATTGGGACAGTTGGAAAAGCGTCCATCCGTCTTGAAAGGAGATTTGTGTCTGTGAGACAGAACAGTAAAGTGTCCTCCAGGGGTAAACCAACAGAGTCCGATAACTGAACAGGAGTCCAAGAGACGCTATCAACCACAAAGGTTGAAACGTTACCATTTCACCTTCCATAAGTGAAAGCATGCTATAGAGTCGCTTGATGAGGAAAAAAAGAATCGCCAGGGCGAAAAGCAGCTTTCCCCATTGTAGTAGACGTGAGTACTTCATGTTTATTCCGGTGGGTGTTTGGACGCCTTGCTTTCAGCACATGTCCTTCCAGTCGGGATATCAGTCCGATCACGAGTTCGCCCAATAACCCTATAGAAAGGAACTGCCCCTAAAATCATCATTCGTCATTTTAACAAATGAAGCCGTCGGGTCGTTCGGAAAGCACGGATACGCATGCGTTAGCAAACACGCTTTACATCTAATTCTTCTCCGTTTCCACCCGGTAAATCCATGCAAGATCGATGCCATTAAGGGTGATAACATGTTCTAATGTTCCGCCTTTTACACCTTTCTGGGGGACCCATCCGATTTGTGAATCTCGAATATAGATGACTTCATAATCGGTGAAGGGAAGTTTGTCGGTGTCAGAAAGGTAGTTCTTATTCGTACGGTATGTGCGTCCCTTAAAATAATATCGAAAGTATTCTGACCCGAGATCTGACACTTGTACGCGGATATGTGCCGCGTTCGGCTTTTGGTTTAGATATTCTGCCGCGAGATACACACCAGAGGGGTCATTCACTGTGATAATTTTCGTAATGTCCGTAACCTTCCAGCAAAGGTTATAGTAGGTGCCGTAATAGGGATGCAGCGCAAAAACAGGCAGGACTTGAAGAAAAAAGAAACTGAGGCATGAGATCGCAATGAACGCTGTTTTAAGCGCGGAAACTCGATCACGAAAACGGGCGGGAATTTGTGAAACACCAAATCGGAGTAGTTCCACAAAGCCGATCGCGGAGAGTATTTCTAACATTGGAAAGGTGGGTAACAGATACCGGGCGAACTTTTTATTTGTTAGGGAGAAACACACCGTGAAAAGGACAACACCAGAAGCAAGCGTGAGGACTATTTTGAATTGAGACGCTGCCTTATCTGAGTGTTTTCGCCGTTTCCAAAGGAACAGGCATCCAATAAATGCAAGAGGCAGCATCAACGGCGTGCTTTTGATAGTCAGTACGAACGGGTAGAACAGCCAGCCCGGGTCATTAACGACTTTTCCAAGAAAGAAGTGTTCTACCTCATGCAGAGTTATGATTGCCCAACCGACACGGTCAAATACGAGCCACACGGTTTGGAGTGAACGTATGCAGGTGACACTAAGTGCAGCGATAGAGGCCCAGAATGAAAAGTTTGTCAACGAGAGTGTCTTCTTTTTTATCGCCATAGATAATGCGTAGGTGCTACCAAATAGATAAACGCCGAAAATACCAAATGGAAGAGTCCAGAAAACGGGCCAGATTAAGATTGTGGTTATCGCAGCACAATTAAGGAAACAGAGACCCTCAGCGATGCCTGTCAAAAAACCGCCGTCGCGTTTTTCCTGATTATGGAAGCGGAGGAAGCAGATTGGAACCCATAACAAGAGAATTAGAGCATAACTTTTACTCGCTAGTGCTAATCCAAAAGTAATACCCGAAAAGGTAAGATAGTGATATCGTTGTCGATTTTGACAATAGAAGAGGAGCAGCAGCACCGTGAGTAGAATAAAAGTCGTGGCGAGTGCGTCTGTATGGACGCGTCGCGTCTGTGCTAAAAAGAATGGCGAATAGGCAAGACACGCAAAACTCGCAAATGCCACCCATTTCTCAAAGAGTTGGTAGAGTAAGAAACAGGAGATACCCATGCCTAACCAGACAACGATGCCAATAAACAAACGAGCATGAGCGAGATTTTCAACATCCACGCGCGGTAGCGCAAAAAAGGTCCGGAGCCCCGCAAGCCACATCGTGGTCACACCCGGGTGGTGGGCAATAAGCGTTTCGGAAAATTCCCTATGTTTCACAGCAGATATGAATTGAGCACTTCGGCGGAGCCACCGTGTTTCATCGCTTGCCCAGTGTGCCTCTAAAGAAAGGAAACGTGGTATGGCTGCTATCAGAAAAAGACAGAGACCTAAGAGAAGTATGCGTGTTTTCATAAGTTTTTGTCTGGGGCTACAAGTGAAAGGTATCGTGCCAATAGAGAGTAGGCCGCCATGCCGTTTTCATCTTATACCATTTCCTATTGAAAATGTTTCAATAAACGAACTCTTTTGTAGCATAGGAGACCGTTAGCCTGTGCAGTCTTGTGGGGTCTTTGAAGCGATCTGTCAATCCAATATAATCTTTTAGAAATGGTATTATTTCTCGAATCGGAGTGCTTCAATAGGGGTCAACCGTGCCGCCCGCATTGCTGGGTAGATCCCAAAAGTGATACCCATGAAGACTGAAAAGACAACCGATGTCAGCATCCACGACAAGGACAGAACGACGGGCCATATCTCCACAATTGGTAGAATACGCACAGCAAGTCGTGCCATCCCATGTGCGGCGATCCACCCACCCGCGATACCCAAAACCCCACCACACAAACAGAGGCAGATGGATTCCGTTAAAAATTGCCCAAAAACGTGAAACTGTCTGGCACCCACGGATCTTCGTAAGCCGATCTCGCGGGTTTTTTCACCGACAGAGACGAGACAGATGTTCATAATACCGATCCCGCTGACAAACAACGAAAACCCAGCAATGCTCCCCAAGCAAATTTTTATCATCTTTTGGATGTGTTCCAGCCGTCTGACAGTCCGTTTCGGTATCCAATATGAGATGAAATCTTTGGTGCCCCGGTGTCTCTTACCGAGGACATCTCGGACAGAATCAATCACACGATATACATCTGCGTCCTTGTAGAAAAAAACGTGCATCTGCTCAATATATCGGGTGCCAGAGAGGCGTTGCTGGTAGGTTGTTAATGGCACACAGACGATGCTATCCAGCGAGGTGTAACTGCGAAGACTTCTACCTTTGGGTGCCATAATGCCGATGACGCGGCACCGGACCGGGGGTTGTCGCCAGCGGATTTTCATTTTCACTTCCTGCCCTAAGGCAGCTGCAGTGCCAAACAGGTACATAGCAGCTTCAGCACCGAGGACGCATACCTGTGCTGCTGTGTCAATATCCTCTTCTGAGAAAAAACGACCTTGTTGCACTTCCCAATTCATACCTACGGCATAATCTGCTGTCACGCCTTCTACAAAGGTCCGTGCTTGTCCACCGTGTTTACTCGTGATGGTGCCTTGGTACCTACCGTTTTTCGGCAAAACGAACAAGACATCAGGACACTCTGCCTCAATCGCCTGAATGTCTTCAAGGGTATAGCGTTCAGTCGTGAGCCTCACCAATCGACCGCGTCTCCAAATAGAGTAGCGTGTCCTGAAACGGATTTGGTTGGCACCCCCCAGTTTTTCAATGTCTTTAGCGATGAGAAGTTTCGCGCCGTCGCCGATTGCCATCATGCAGAGCACGCTCGCAATGCCGATGAAGATACCGAGTATAGACAATCCCGCTCGCAACCGGTTTTGAGCGAGATGTGAAATGCCCGTGGTGATAGCGTCATGAAGTTTCATGATGGAAATAAGGCTTCATATCCCACAAGAGAATGGTACCATCAAAACTACCACTCGCTAAAAGTTTACCGTCCGGAGAAAAAGCAAGATCTTGAACATCAGTGGGATGCCCCCAAAATGCGGTGATATTCTCGCCAGTAGTAACATCATATAAACAGATGGAAACTTTCTCGATCCCGTACCGCCACCAAGAACCGGCGGCGATATACTGTCCACATGGTGAGAATGCCAAAGTAAACTTTTTCCTATATTCTCGTGGGAGAAATATCACCATCACAGTTTCATAAGTCCTTGCGTCCCAAAACCAAATTTCGCCCTCCATACCTCCCGCAAGAAGCGATCCATCTGGGGAAAATACGACTATTTTCGGGACGGATCGTGGTTTGATGTCCTTTTTTAACCTGTTAAGGAACTTTTGAACGCGACGTGCATCACCTTTATATTTCGTCGTATCCTGCGGAAACGCCAAAGATAATTCTGTTATTGGTTTTCCACTGTCAACATCCCAGATATGAGCATTTCTTTCACGGTGTGCACTGACAAGGGTCCTGCCGTCAGGTGAAAACGCGATTGAAAGGATACAACCGGTTTCCTCCGTAAACATCCGGAGTTCATAGTCGTGCTTCACATCCCATACTCCCAATACTCCCTTAGAATCCGAACTCACTAACAGATTGCCTTTTGGAGAGAACGCAACAGCATGGAGTTGTGTTTCATGTCCAATCAGTTCAGTAGGAGGAGCATCTGGCACGCCAATATCCCACACTCTTACGATAGTATCATGGGAACTGACAGCCAGTTTGTTGCCGCAAGGTGAAAAATCAAGGGAAGACATTATACAAGTATGATCTTCTGCAAGGGTTACCTGTGGCACGAGCTTCTCAATATCCAATAATGTGACACCGTTATCCCAATATGCTGCCGCTAAAATGTTTCCATTTGGTGAAAACTTGACAGAACCACACGCATTAGTATGCCCACGAATAACGCGAGGTCGGACTCCAGGTTCGGCTATTTTCCATATTTGGATGTTATCTGTCTTAACAAGGACTAATCGCGAACCTTTGGGTGAAAAATCGATACGATACGGACGCTGCTCATTTTTCAAATGCCTGAGCACACTACCAGACTTGGCATCCCATACAGTGGTAGTGGTCCCACTCCGGCCAGCAGCATATAGCATACCATTCATTGAATAAATAAGTTTTGGATGAGAATTTGTGTATGTTGACAACACTGAAAAGCATGAGTTTTTTTTTCGAATGCATTTGTTAATGTCCCATTCATGCAAAATGCCCTTCTTATCTCCGGAGGCGATCCAATTGCCGCAGAGGGAAAAAACGATCTCAGCGACAGGAGCCGTATGTCCAGTGAGACAGACGATACGTTTTTCTCTCTCAATGTTCCAGACTGAAACGGTGTTTTCTGGTGTTGCATTGGCAAGGAAACTGCCATCAGGAGAAAAAACAAGTGGGACAAGATAACGGGTTCCCTTTTCGGGGGCATTTTCAACGGTCAGTTCCGCAACTAGCTTACCGCTTTGTACACGCCAAATGTAAATGGCACCGTAATCGACCCTGGAAGCAGCTAAGTATTGTCCATCTGGAGAAAAAGCGAGTTGGGAGGCCTCATGGTGTTGCCCCCCAACTTGGATCATTGTAGAGGCATACTGTCGGTTGTTCACATTCCATATCTTAATATCCCCATCCCAATTGCCGGTGGCAAGTAAGGTGCCATCCGAGGAAAAGGCGACTGCAGAAACCAAACCACGTTCGGTGTCCAATAATGAAAGCGGGTTCATAGTAGTGATATCGTATAACCAGAGCCCTACCATACTTCCGATTGCGAGTAGCTTTTCATCTGCGGAAAATGCTATGCAAAGAGCAGTGCTTCGCCCTATGCGTGTTAGCACCTTATTCGGGAGTGCCCATGTGTTGACATCCGGACGTGCATATGAACTTTGGATACTTGTTGGTCTATCTCGATTTTCCACCCAATATGCCCTTTGGTAATGATAAGACAAATTATAAATCTCTAACTACTTGGATAGGAACAGTCACCACCACATATCGGATCATCACCTGAGGAGTCACAATGCGAATTATCGGCACAAGGACGACCGTCTTCATTCTTGTTACAGTTTCCCTTACAGTCCCCCTCACCGCATGCGGTAATTACTGAACAATCATCTGGATCACAACTTGTACTGCCACAGTTATCTGTATGAACACACTCACACGGATCGTCGTCGACCCTACGAGGTGTATCCGTGCCGTCCCTAGGAACATCAGTTCTTGTACTGCCACAACAACTCTTGGCTACTAATTGTGCAAGTACTCCGTCGGGAGCGATGGCATCTGTGTTTCCGCCACAGCAACTTTTCTGTGTATCGGTTTTCGCAACAAAACCATCATACGTACCCGCGAAAACGAGTCCGCCAGCGAAGAGTAGGACGATGAAGAGGCGTCCGAGTCCGAGCCGTTGGTTCAAAACATTTTTCAACATTCTTAAATCCCCTTATGTTTCTTTTTTCAATTGCAGGAGATGCGAACTATAATATCACTTCTCCTGCGGTTTGTAAACGACACTTATAACACGCACAACCCTCCTGATTGAAGGCACAGCATACACATTTGCCTGTTATTGAACATAAAACTATTTTGATTTTACATCCTGAAAAAGTTTTTGTCAAATTGAATGTGAAAAACCTGTGAAAAAAATGTGATTTTTTTCAAAAAGTGTCTATTCTTAAAGAAGTTTACCGTTTTTTCTCTTTTTCCAGTTTCCGCGCCCCGAATTTAATTCAATAGCGTGCGATTTTCATATAGCAGGATTTTTTCGGGTTTAGATTGCCTATTGAGACGAAGTGTGGTATAATCAAATGACAGTTTTTATAGTGACCTTTAGAATTAAAGAGACATTTTTTCTGTTTTATGATAAACTCTGTCTCTTATGGCATATTCAACAGATTTACGCAAACGCGTCTTAGATTTTATTCACACCGGTGGTAAAAAAGCCGAAGCCGCACGTCGTTTTTCTGTAGATCGCTCAACGATTTACAGATGGTTAGGGGCTCAAGACCCGCTTGTGACCGAAAAACCGGGGCCCAAACATATGCGGTGTCTTGACGAGATGGCACTGAAAAAACATGTCGCCGATTTCCCGGACCTTACCCAAAATGAACGTGCTACACATTTTGGTGTTTCCGTATCTTCTATCGGTTATGGATTGCGCAAACTCGGCATCACGCGAAAAAAAAACACTCGGATACAGGGAGCGATGCGATAAACAACGCGAAGCATATCGTCAAACCCTCGCCGAGAAACGAGCCACCGGTAAAACAATAGTTTATGCTGACGAGTGCGGTTTTCGTGCTGAAAGTTATAGACGCCATGGGTATGCCCCGAAAGGTGAACCTGTTTTCGGTTTAGTTTCAGGCACGAGGACCCGGACGACGACGTTAGTTGCCGCACGCATCGGTTCAACTTTTACAATCCCGTGTTTGTTTGACGGAGGAAACCGTGATGCGGCGTGTTTCAATGCGTGGGTTGAGTCCTACTTATGTCCTCAACTTTCTCAGACGGATGTCGTTGTTCTTGACAATGCCAAGATTCACAAGACCCGTCGAACTCGGCAACTCATAGAAGCATCGGGAGCAGAGGTATTGTTTTTATCCCCTTATTCGCCCGATTACAATCCGATTGAACATGACTTTGCCAATATCAAACGCCTGCGTGAATACAATGCTGATATATCCATTGATGACGTTATAAACATGTATCATTAATTCTAAACTTTACTATAAATTATGGGCACCTAAAAGACGCTCTATTCCATCCTGACCGAACCGCAAGGAATCATTAAAAGGAATAATTAAAAAACCAAACCCATAGCCCGTAAGCGTAGCGGAGGGCGGATATACGCAAAGGCACATGAAAGTTCTAATTTCCCTGACCGACCCGCAAGGAAACATTAAAAGAATCATTTTCATTAGTCTGATTGTTCTTATTGGGGTTATCATTGTGCTATCCATTATCTATCACCGAACCGCGATGTGGGAGCCGGAACAGCATCTTATCACGCTACTCCCCAAATCTCCAATTTGCTATTTGACGCTCAAGGACTTGAAAGGCGTGGTAGAAACTTTCAACCGCAGTGCTTTCGGAAAACAGACGGCTAACATGCCGGTTCTCACCGAGATTCAAAAGCAGCGATGGTGGAAACAACTCGTCTATCAGAAGCAGCTTTGGGAATACGAAATGGGCGGAAAACTCGACCTGAAGACGGTCACCGGCTATTTTGGGGAGGAAGCTAT from Candidatus Poribacteria bacterium includes these protein-coding regions:
- a CDS encoding FtsX-like permease family protein; the encoded protein is MKLHDAITTGISHLAQNRLRAGLSILGIFIGIASVLCMMAIGDGAKLLIAKDIEKLGGANQIRFRTRYSIWRRGRLVRLTTERYTLEDIQAIEAECPDVLFVLPKNGRYQGTITSKHGGQARTFVEGVTADYAVGMNWEVQQGRFFSEEDIDTAAQVCVLGAEAAMYLFGTAAALGQEVKMKIRWRQPPVRCRVIGIMAPKGRSLRSYTSLDSIVCVPLTTYQQRLSGTRYIEQMHVFFYKDADVYRVIDSVRDVLGKRHRGTKDFISYWIPKRTVRRLEHIQKMIKICLGSIAGFSLFVSGIGIMNICLVSVGEKTREIGLRRSVGARQFHVFGQFLTESICLCLCGGVLGIAGGWIAAHGMARLAVRILPIVEIWPVVLSLSWMLTSVVFSVFMGITFGIYPAMRAARLTPIEALRFEK
- a CDS encoding IS630 family transposase, giving the protein MSPISRTLPKMNVLHILVFPYLLSVMDCANSASREKKTLGYRERCDKQREAYRQTLAEKRATGKTIVYADECGFRAESYRRHGYAPKGEPVFGLVSGTRTRTTTLVAARIGSTFTIPCLFDGGNRDAACFNAWVESYLCPQLSQTDVVVLDNAKIHKTRRTRQLIEASGAEVLFLSPYSPDYNPIEHDFANIKRLREYNADISIDDVINMYH